The Linepithema humile isolate Giens D197 chromosome 2, Lhum_UNIL_v1.0, whole genome shotgun sequence genome has a segment encoding these proteins:
- the LOC136997838 gene encoding uncharacterized protein, with the protein MGQLPPERLTPARPFLHSGVDYAGPLHLKNWKGRNSRTYKAWIALFVCLSTSAVHLELVTDCSSDAFIAAYKRFTSRRGICVTLISDCGTNLKGADFELQNLFSAFSKELSQLASLLANDGTQWKFNPPSAPHFGGKWEAGVKSVKYHLRRVIGNQLLTYEEMTTFLTQVEAVLNSRPLCPLTEDSNDLQALTPAHFLIGGTLTTIPEPSLENVKISHLSRWQLTKQMLDSFWSHWSKECLQRYLSVYKWNQETSPLQKDTLVLVIDERYPPSKWPLGRIIASHPGKDGKVRVVTVCTQTSTLKRPIVKLCPLPVPVTGT; encoded by the coding sequence ATGGGGCAACTCCCTCCTGAACGACTTACTCCAGCTCGTCCATTCTTACATTCTGGAGTTGATTATGCCGGTCCTCTTCACCTCAAGAACTGGAAAGGAAGAAACTCACGAACATACAAAGCATGGATCGCTCTCTTTGTGTGTCTTTCTACATCTGCTGTGCATCTCGAACTCGTCACGGATTGCAGTAGTGACGCATTTATTGCTGCCTATAAAAGGTTCACTTCCAGAAGAGGGATATGTGTAACCTTGATAAGTGACTGCGGAACTAATCTCAAAGGCGCTGATTTCGAAttacagaatttattttctgctTTCTCAAAGGAATTAAGCCAATTAGCTTCGCTTCTTGCCAACGACGGTACGCAGTGGAAATTCAATCCTCCCTCAGCACCGCATTTCGGTGGAAAATGGGAAGCTGGAGTTAAATCCGTCAAGTACCATCTTAGAAGAGTCATCGGAAATCAGTTACTTACTTACGAAGAAATGACTACCTTTCTAACTCAAGTTGAAGCAGTTCTTAATTCTCGACCTCTATGCCCTCTCACCGAAGATTCAAACGATCTTCAAGCTTTAACTCCGGCACACTTTCTTATTGGAGGTACATTAACAACAATTCCGGAACCTTCActtgaaaatgttaaaatttcacATCTTTCTCGTTGGCAACTTACTAAGCAAATGCTTGACAGTTTTTGGTCGCATTGGTCTAAAGAATGCTTACAGCGTTATCTTTCTGTATATAAATGGAATCAAGAAACCAGTCCTTTGCAAAAAGATACTCTTGTTTTAGTCATTGACGAGCGATATCCTCCATCTAAATGGCCTCTAGGTAGGATCATTGCTTCTCACCCAGGTAAAGATGGAAAGGTACGAGTAGTTACTGTTTGCACTCAAACTTCCACTTTGAAACGACCAATTGTCAAGCTCTGTCCTCTTCCTGTACCCGTTACAGGCACATAG